One genomic region from Pseudomonas hormoni encodes:
- a CDS encoding MATE family efflux transporter, with translation MSNLIADWRDRPTHRRVWALAAPMILSNISVPLVALVDSTVIGHLPHAHQLGAVAVGASLYTFLAWAMGFLRMGSTGFAAQAAGRGDGAALRQILLQGLLLAMGLAIALGALGIPLSGVALHFMQPSAELEQLTREFFHTRLFGLPAALASYALVGWFLGTQNARAPLAILLSTNLVNIALNLWFVLGLEWGVVGAARASVIAEWTGALIGLLMTRKALRAYPGHIAWAALALWQSWRPLLAVNRDIFIRSLLLQSVFFLITVQGARLGDATVAANALLLNGLLLTAHALDGLAHAVEALCGHAIGARDRDALRRSLVVACGWSLLASLGFAVLFLFAGHLFIEMQTDIQSVRDTAFIYLPYLAALPLIAVWSYLLDGLFIGATRAREMRNGMLLTVILLLPFGWALQGLGNHGLWITFLLFMVLRSLTLGVIAWFLRNNDGWFSGRAH, from the coding sequence ATGTCCAACCTGATTGCCGACTGGCGCGACCGCCCGACCCATCGCCGGGTCTGGGCGCTCGCCGCGCCCATGATCCTCTCGAACATTTCCGTGCCGCTGGTGGCGCTGGTCGACAGCACGGTCATCGGCCACTTGCCTCACGCCCATCAACTGGGTGCCGTCGCGGTCGGGGCCAGCCTGTATACCTTTCTCGCCTGGGCCATGGGCTTTCTGCGCATGGGTTCCACCGGTTTTGCCGCCCAGGCCGCCGGACGCGGCGATGGCGCGGCGTTGCGGCAGATTCTGTTGCAGGGACTGTTGCTGGCCATGGGGCTGGCCATTGCATTGGGCGCGCTGGGCATCCCGTTGAGCGGAGTCGCGTTGCACTTCATGCAACCCTCGGCAGAGCTGGAGCAACTGACCCGCGAATTCTTTCACACGCGCCTGTTCGGCCTGCCGGCCGCGCTGGCCAGCTATGCGCTGGTTGGCTGGTTTCTCGGCACTCAAAACGCCCGGGCGCCACTGGCGATTTTGCTGAGCACCAATCTGGTCAACATTGCGCTGAACCTGTGGTTTGTCCTTGGTCTGGAATGGGGCGTGGTCGGCGCGGCCCGGGCCTCGGTGATCGCCGAATGGACCGGCGCGCTGATCGGCCTGTTGATGACCCGCAAAGCCCTGCGCGCCTACCCCGGCCACATTGCCTGGGCCGCGTTGGCGCTATGGCAGAGTTGGCGACCGCTGTTGGCAGTCAACCGCGACATCTTCATCCGCAGCCTGTTGCTGCAATCGGTATTTTTCCTGATCACCGTACAGGGCGCACGTCTTGGCGACGCCACCGTCGCTGCCAACGCCTTGTTGCTCAACGGGCTGCTGCTGACCGCTCATGCGCTCGATGGCCTGGCCCACGCGGTGGAAGCATTGTGCGGGCATGCGATTGGCGCTCGCGACCGTGATGCCCTGCGCCGCTCACTGGTCGTTGCCTGTGGCTGGTCGTTGCTGGCGAGCCTGGGGTTTGCCGTACTGTTTCTGTTCGCCGGACACCTGTTCATCGAGATGCAGACCGACATTCAGAGCGTGCGCGATACAGCGTTCATCTACCTGCCCTACCTCGCCGCCCTGCCCTTGATCGCGGTCTGGAGCTACTTGCTCGACGGGCTGTTCATCGGCGCCACCCGCGCCCGTGAAATGCGCAACGGCATGCTGTTGACCGTGATTCTGCTGCTGCCGTTTGGCTGGGCGTTGCAAGGTCTGGGCAACCACGGACTGTGGATAACCTTCCTGTTGTTCATGGTGCTGCGCAGCCTGACTCTTGGTGTGATTGCCTGGTTTCTGCGCAACAACGATGGCTGGTTCAGCGGTCGGGCTCACTGA
- a CDS encoding MazG-like family protein, translating to MNLVELTERLHAIRDRNDWRQFHSPKNLAMAASVEMSELVEIFQWLSEDQSRQLPADKLAHAGQEVGDIVLYLLLLCSELGLDMNEVVRSKLADSERRFS from the coding sequence ATGAACCTTGTTGAACTGACCGAACGCCTGCACGCCATCCGTGACCGCAATGACTGGCGGCAATTTCACAGCCCGAAAAACCTGGCCATGGCCGCGAGCGTGGAAATGTCCGAACTGGTGGAAATCTTCCAGTGGCTGAGCGAAGACCAGTCACGCCAGTTGCCGGCGGACAAACTGGCCCATGCCGGGCAGGAAGTCGGCGACATCGTGCTGTATCTACTGCTGCTGTGCAGCGAGTTGGGGCTGGACATGAATGAAGTGGTACGCAGCAAACTCGCGGACAGTGAACGGAGGTTCAGCTGA
- a CDS encoding methyltransferase domain-containing protein → MSDRHFDQLATRFAEKIYGGAKGAIRLAVLQADLAETLPDRPLRVLDIGAGLGHMSLWLAQRGHDVTLAEPAAPMLEGARQRFADAGQTATFIQAPWQDLLGQLTEPYDLVLCHAVLEWLAEPHAILPVLHQLTKQDGWLSLAFYNRDALIYRNLLKGHFRKMRKNDMAGEKQSLTPQQPLDPRELAAQLEGLWQVESQSGVRVFHDYMPVEFQARAELVDLLEMELAHRRHPSFAGLGRYLHWICRPV, encoded by the coding sequence ATGAGCGACCGTCATTTCGATCAACTGGCGACCCGTTTCGCCGAAAAGATCTACGGCGGCGCCAAAGGCGCGATCCGCCTGGCGGTGTTGCAGGCCGACCTCGCCGAAACCCTGCCGGACCGCCCGCTGCGTGTGCTCGACATCGGCGCCGGCCTGGGCCACATGTCGTTGTGGCTGGCCCAACGTGGTCATGACGTGACGCTGGCCGAACCCGCCGCGCCGATGCTCGAAGGCGCCCGCCAGCGTTTTGCCGATGCCGGCCAGACGGCCACTTTCATTCAGGCACCGTGGCAGGATTTGCTCGGCCAGCTCACCGAGCCCTACGATCTGGTGCTGTGCCACGCGGTGCTGGAATGGCTGGCGGAACCCCATGCGATCCTGCCGGTGCTGCATCAGTTGACCAAACAGGACGGCTGGTTGTCCCTGGCCTTCTACAACCGCGATGCGCTGATCTACCGCAACCTGCTCAAGGGCCACTTCCGCAAAATGCGCAAGAACGACATGGCCGGCGAAAAGCAGAGCCTGACCCCGCAACAGCCGCTTGATCCGCGTGAGCTGGCAGCGCAACTTGAGGGCCTGTGGCAGGTCGAAAGCCAGAGCGGGGTGCGTGTTTTTCACGACTACATGCCGGTGGAATTCCAGGCCCGCGCCGAACTGGTGGACTTGCTGGAAATGGAGCTGGCCCACCGGCGTCACCCAAGCTTTGCCGGGCTTGGGCGCTACTTGCACTGGATCTGTCGGCCGGTCTGA
- a CDS encoding DUF4136 domain-containing protein → MKSRSGLLVICLGLAACQSSNPYVASSKPLPPAPPEAANTFDRSAYPAAPRDYGRYRSWAWLNGSLPAGSAWADSAQVAEAVSNALDQRGLRPLHDNRPADLFVSANLHLETRLRQVQDDYGYYGGGYGGYNRYGSGYGMYNTVPIVRTYSEQVVVVRVDMFDAQTGQPVWSSSAETSNKGSQSARADAIREAVEKAMSAYPPS, encoded by the coding sequence ATGAAAAGTCGTTCGGGGTTACTGGTGATCTGTCTGGGGTTGGCGGCCTGCCAGAGCAGCAATCCGTACGTGGCAAGTTCCAAACCCTTGCCGCCGGCGCCGCCCGAGGCGGCCAATACCTTCGATCGCAGCGCCTACCCGGCTGCGCCGCGTGACTACGGTCGCTACCGCAGCTGGGCTTGGCTCAACGGGAGCTTGCCTGCGGGTTCGGCCTGGGCGGATTCGGCGCAAGTCGCCGAGGCCGTGAGCAATGCCCTCGATCAGCGCGGTTTGCGGCCGCTGCATGACAATCGCCCGGCGGACCTGTTCGTCAGCGCCAATCTGCATCTGGAAACCCGCTTGCGTCAGGTCCAGGATGACTATGGTTATTACGGCGGCGGTTATGGCGGATACAACCGTTACGGCAGCGGTTATGGCATGTACAACACGGTGCCGATCGTTCGGACGTATTCGGAACAGGTGGTCGTGGTGCGGGTGGATATGTTCGATGCTCAAACCGGTCAACCCGTCTGGAGTTCGAGCGCCGAAACCAGCAACAAGGGCAGCCAAAGTGCGCGCGCCGATGCGATTCGGGAGGCTGTGGAAAAGGCCATGTCGGCGTATCCTCCCAGTTAG
- a CDS encoding DUF4136 domain-containing protein, whose amino-acid sequence MFRRLAFLAVAALLTACAANQVNHDFDASRDFAAYRSWSWKDPALQYRPDDPRIKSDLTEQRIRQSVADQLDQRGLRPAAAGKKGDVSVQTYLIVEDRQQQVTTNYGGAWGNPWNGYWGGPMYNETRNISYKVAIIQIDLLDGKDGKLVWRGSDEQILSRSPNPSDRSTAIRETVGRILANYPPK is encoded by the coding sequence ATGTTCCGCCGTCTCGCTTTTCTGGCAGTGGCCGCGCTCCTGACCGCCTGCGCCGCCAACCAGGTCAATCATGACTTCGACGCCAGCCGCGACTTCGCCGCCTATCGCAGCTGGAGCTGGAAAGACCCCGCCCTGCAATATCGCCCCGATGACCCACGGATCAAGAGCGACCTGACCGAGCAGCGCATCCGCCAATCCGTGGCCGATCAGCTGGATCAGCGAGGCTTGCGCCCGGCCGCTGCGGGCAAAAAGGGCGATGTGAGTGTACAAACCTACCTGATCGTCGAAGACCGTCAGCAACAAGTGACCACCAACTACGGCGGCGCTTGGGGTAACCCGTGGAATGGCTACTGGGGCGGGCCGATGTACAACGAAACCCGCAACATCAGCTACAAAGTGGCGATCATCCAGATCGACCTGCTCGACGGCAAGGACGGCAAACTGGTGTGGCGGGGCAGTGACGAGCAAATCCTCAGCCGCTCACCGAACCCCTCGGATCGCAGCACGGCGATACGCGAAACGGTCGGGCGCATCCTCGCCAATTACCCACCCAAATAA
- a CDS encoding PAS domain-containing sensor histidine kinase, whose amino-acid sequence MSSGDKLFGRLLNRHPPPTPETSSSRAMPGVGLQLRLDAEGRVIHLAGPLRHGLAQQRPAAQAPLLVDFLMPQSCLAVAGTPADWQGQSLDLDFYSLSGQPLHLRGWVQPSTDTWLLQLLDIGDLLHERRQARKREHCQLLATQIGDQLRLCSLSRLPDVLVEQLQQLARHFQIPCLAVALLDDQEEGWQIHQHYAAFDAPQLWQNGQRLGTGLDSLNGSAPQHLTHGEHPRLHSIFGSTEGFAVPYHDAQGVVAWLLCGFYPVQQRAPDVGERDWLQLAAALAGPLLERLREHQHHLQLERLESLQALLGTGWLEIFSDSAEVQLASSLASALNLIGTRMPLHDWLEHIHSADREALRSRLQDLQDDGTPLLLCVRLHHPETPTWYRLQGQAMGVGKDRRLVVFMLDISDIKNQQQDAVAAHARLNNLIANSPVVIYVQRYVEGALLPTFFSDSLLPLLGWSLADCTVGALAERVHPEDRDRYFERPRQLLREGSVRARYRLRDSRGDYHWLLDEARLLRDDLGLPVEAVGLWLDVTEATLAAEMQLAQSAKMATLGEMATGLAHEITQRLNVMRMAIVSVLKRLNNGDVQVDYLTDTLNRIDAQVQRAARVVDHMRVFGRRSEVEQHPFNPFDAIEGTLSLLAEGLLGKGVELRVSETVFEVQVRGHVDQLEQVLINLMVNARDALLSKREADRNFKPWISVCAERDEHSVRLWVEDNGGGIDPRLLERIFEPFFTTKPVGVGTGLGLSVSHGIIENMGGTLRVNNSAEGARFCIELPIAVEAQSSR is encoded by the coding sequence TTGAGTTCCGGTGACAAGCTGTTCGGGCGCCTGCTCAACCGCCATCCGCCACCAACACCGGAAACCTCGAGCTCCCGGGCCATGCCAGGTGTCGGCTTGCAGTTGCGCCTGGACGCCGAAGGCCGGGTGATTCATCTGGCCGGCCCACTGCGCCATGGTCTGGCCCAGCAGCGCCCCGCCGCGCAAGCGCCACTTCTAGTCGATTTCCTCATGCCGCAAAGCTGCCTCGCCGTCGCAGGCACACCGGCTGACTGGCAAGGACAAAGTCTGGATCTGGATTTTTACAGCCTCAGCGGACAACCCCTGCACCTGCGCGGCTGGGTGCAGCCATCGACCGATACCTGGCTGTTGCAGTTGCTGGACATCGGCGACTTGTTGCACGAACGCCGGCAAGCGCGTAAACGCGAACACTGCCAGTTGCTCGCAACGCAGATTGGCGACCAGTTGCGCCTGTGCAGCCTGTCGCGCCTGCCCGACGTACTGGTGGAGCAACTGCAACAGTTGGCGCGGCATTTTCAGATCCCGTGTCTGGCCGTGGCGCTGCTGGATGATCAGGAAGAAGGCTGGCAGATCCACCAACATTACGCGGCCTTCGACGCCCCCCAACTGTGGCAAAACGGCCAGCGCCTGGGCACCGGGCTCGACAGTTTGAACGGCTCCGCCCCTCAGCATTTGACCCATGGCGAGCATCCGCGCCTGCACAGCATCTTCGGCAGTACCGAAGGGTTTGCGGTGCCCTATCACGATGCGCAAGGCGTGGTCGCGTGGTTGCTCTGTGGTTTTTACCCAGTGCAGCAACGTGCACCCGACGTCGGCGAGCGCGATTGGTTGCAGCTCGCCGCCGCGCTCGCCGGACCGTTGCTGGAGCGCTTGCGCGAGCATCAGCACCATCTGCAACTCGAGCGACTGGAGTCGTTGCAAGCCCTGCTCGGCACCGGTTGGCTGGAAATTTTCAGCGACAGTGCCGAGGTGCAGTTGGCGTCGTCGCTGGCCAGCGCCCTGAACCTGATCGGCACACGTATGCCTCTGCATGACTGGCTTGAGCACATCCACTCCGCCGACCGCGAAGCGCTGCGCAGTCGCCTGCAAGACTTGCAGGATGACGGCACACCTTTATTGCTCTGCGTGCGCCTGCACCACCCCGAGACACCGACCTGGTATCGCCTGCAAGGCCAGGCCATGGGCGTCGGCAAAGACCGGCGGCTGGTGGTTTTCATGCTCGACATCAGCGACATCAAAAACCAGCAACAGGACGCCGTGGCGGCCCATGCGCGACTGAACAACCTGATCGCCAATTCACCGGTGGTGATCTACGTGCAGCGCTATGTCGAAGGCGCGCTGCTGCCAACTTTCTTCAGCGACAGCCTGTTGCCGCTGCTGGGCTGGTCCCTCGCCGATTGCACCGTTGGGGCGCTGGCGGAGCGCGTTCACCCCGAGGACCGCGACCGCTATTTCGAGCGCCCCCGGCAATTGCTCCGCGAAGGATCGGTGCGTGCGCGCTACCGACTGCGCGACAGTCGCGGCGATTACCACTGGCTGCTTGACGAGGCCAGGCTTCTGCGCGACGACCTTGGCCTGCCGGTCGAAGCCGTGGGTCTGTGGCTGGACGTGACCGAAGCGACGCTGGCGGCGGAAATGCAACTGGCCCAGAGCGCGAAAATGGCCACCCTAGGCGAAATGGCCACGGGCCTGGCCCATGAAATCACCCAGCGGCTGAACGTGATGCGCATGGCCATCGTCAGTGTACTCAAGCGCTTGAACAACGGTGATGTGCAGGTCGACTACCTTACCGACACCCTCAACCGCATTGATGCCCAGGTCCAGCGTGCGGCGCGGGTGGTAGATCACATGCGGGTGTTCGGCCGCCGCTCGGAAGTCGAGCAACATCCGTTCAATCCGTTTGACGCCATCGAGGGCACCCTGTCGCTGCTGGCCGAAGGCTTGCTGGGCAAAGGCGTCGAGCTCAGGGTCAGCGAAACCGTTTTCGAGGTTCAGGTGCGTGGTCATGTCGATCAGCTGGAACAGGTGCTGATCAACCTGATGGTCAACGCCCGGGACGCACTCCTGAGCAAACGCGAAGCGGATCGGAATTTCAAACCGTGGATCTCGGTGTGCGCCGAGCGTGACGAGCATTCAGTGCGGCTGTGGGTCGAGGACAACGGCGGCGGTATCGATCCGCGGTTGCTGGAGCGGATCTTCGAACCGTTTTTCACCACCAAACCGGTGGGCGTGGGCACCGGGCTGGGGTTGTCGGTGAGCCATGGCATCATCGAAAACATGGGTGGAACACTGCGCGTGAACAACTCGGCCGAGGGCGCACGGTTCTGTATCGAGTTGCCGATTGCCGTGGAAGCCCAGAGCAGCCGATAG
- a CDS encoding MaoC family dehydratase has product MITDWHTLNREPSLPGLYVQAATRRKITGTTLPDSGLRCWVDVDPKRLAAYRDVCGFADNGLLPPTYPHILAFALQMQLLTAKDFPFPLLGLIHLSNRVRVFRPMGGVNRVRVGVQVQNLQPHAKGATFDLVTTLDDQLGALWEAESRMLCRGVKLEGEPVEDVLTLTLPLTEVTRWKAPADIGRQYAKVSGDYNPIHLSAASAKLFGFPTAIAHGLWNKARTLAALSDHLPTANVEIAVQFRKPVRLPGEVTLLASAAGSSGDFQLVGAGDLEHMVGHWRPVA; this is encoded by the coding sequence ATGATCACCGATTGGCACACACTCAACCGCGAACCGAGCCTGCCAGGGCTGTATGTGCAGGCTGCGACGCGCCGCAAGATCACCGGCACCACGTTGCCCGATTCGGGTTTGCGTTGCTGGGTCGATGTCGATCCAAAACGCCTGGCGGCCTACCGCGATGTCTGCGGGTTTGCCGACAACGGTTTGTTGCCGCCGACTTATCCACACATCCTGGCGTTTGCGCTGCAGATGCAGTTGCTCACGGCCAAGGATTTTCCGTTTCCGTTGCTGGGGCTGATTCATCTGAGCAACCGCGTTCGCGTCTTCAGGCCCATGGGCGGCGTGAATCGCGTGCGGGTCGGCGTGCAGGTGCAGAACCTGCAGCCCCACGCCAAGGGTGCGACATTTGATCTGGTGACGACGCTCGACGATCAGTTGGGGGCCTTGTGGGAAGCTGAAAGCCGGATGCTCTGTCGCGGAGTCAAACTCGAAGGCGAACCGGTCGAGGACGTGTTGACCTTGACGTTACCGCTGACTGAAGTTACCCGCTGGAAAGCGCCGGCGGACATTGGCCGGCAATACGCCAAAGTATCCGGCGATTACAACCCGATCCACCTCAGTGCCGCGAGCGCAAAACTGTTCGGCTTCCCGACCGCCATTGCCCATGGGTTGTGGAACAAGGCGCGGACACTCGCGGCGCTAAGCGATCATTTACCGACTGCCAACGTCGAGATTGCCGTGCAGTTTCGCAAGCCTGTGCGGCTGCCCGGTGAGGTGACGTTGCTCGCCAGTGCGGCGGGGTCCAGTGGAGATTTTCAGCTGGTGGGTGCCGGGGATCTGGAACATATGGTCGGGCATTGGCGACCGGTTGCCTGA
- a CDS encoding 3-oxoacyl-ACP reductase codes for MSDRYIDFANSSIGHRLVGALGLPLPVRLERWQAGRLRPVEGALLIGGGPLAEKVSAFANRLTDAIYSYGSEPSIATAWIPGHGPKLKAVVFDASDLVQTDQLKQLREFFQPLIKNLDHCAHLVILGRAPQTLSDPFAASAQRAIEGFSRSLAKELRSGGTLQLIHVGEGAEDQLEGPLRFFLSPKSAFVSGQVISLDACDTPVTDWTRPLAGRKALVTGAARGIGASIAETLARDGAEVILLDVPPAKTDLEALAARLGGRSITLDICAEDAATQLVEQLPDGIDIVVHNAGITRDKTLANMTPEFWDAVLAVNLNAPQVLTKALLDSGTLRDNGRVILLASISGIAGNRGQTNYAASKAGLIGLAQAWAPLLNERGISINAVAPGFIETQMTAHLPFGLREAGRRMSSLGQGGLPQDVAEAVAWLAQPGTGAFTGQALRVCGQSVLGA; via the coding sequence ATGTCTGACCGCTATATCGACTTCGCCAATTCATCCATCGGCCATCGTCTGGTCGGGGCCCTGGGTCTGCCGTTGCCGGTGCGGCTGGAGCGCTGGCAAGCGGGCCGGCTGCGCCCGGTCGAAGGCGCGCTGCTGATCGGCGGCGGGCCGCTGGCGGAAAAAGTCAGCGCCTTCGCCAATCGCCTGACCGATGCGATCTACAGCTACGGCAGCGAACCTTCGATCGCCACGGCATGGATTCCCGGCCACGGTCCCAAACTCAAAGCCGTGGTGTTCGACGCCAGCGACCTGGTGCAAACCGATCAGCTCAAACAACTGCGCGAATTCTTCCAGCCGCTGATAAAAAACCTCGATCACTGTGCGCACCTGGTGATTCTCGGGCGCGCGCCGCAGACCTTGAGCGACCCGTTCGCCGCGAGCGCTCAACGCGCCATCGAAGGTTTCAGTCGGTCGCTGGCCAAGGAGCTGCGCAGCGGCGGCACCTTGCAGTTGATCCATGTCGGCGAGGGCGCCGAGGATCAACTGGAAGGCCCGCTGAGGTTTTTTCTTTCGCCAAAAAGTGCATTCGTGTCCGGGCAAGTGATCAGCCTGGACGCCTGTGACACGCCAGTGACGGATTGGACTCGCCCGCTGGCGGGTCGCAAGGCGCTGGTCACCGGCGCGGCACGCGGCATCGGTGCATCGATCGCCGAAACCCTGGCCCGGGACGGTGCCGAGGTGATTCTGCTCGATGTACCACCGGCCAAAACCGATCTTGAAGCCCTTGCCGCACGGCTTGGCGGGCGCAGCATTACCCTGGATATCTGCGCGGAAGACGCCGCCACGCAGCTGGTCGAACAGTTGCCTGACGGGATCGACATCGTGGTGCACAACGCCGGCATCACGCGGGATAAAACCCTGGCCAACATGACCCCGGAATTCTGGGACGCAGTCCTTGCGGTCAACCTCAATGCCCCGCAAGTGCTGACCAAGGCGCTGCTCGACAGCGGCACCTTGCGGGATAACGGCCGGGTGATTCTGCTGGCGTCCATCAGCGGCATCGCCGGCAATCGCGGGCAAACCAATTACGCGGCGAGCAAGGCCGGATTGATCGGCCTCGCCCAGGCCTGGGCACCCCTGCTCAATGAGCGCGGCATCAGCATCAACGCGGTGGCGCCGGGGTTCATCGAGACTCAAATGACGGCGCACCTTCCGTTCGGCCTGCGTGAAGCGGGCCGGCGCATGAGCTCGCTGGGCCAGGGCGGCTTGCCACAGGACGTCGCCGAAGCGGTGGCCTGGCTGGCACAACCGGGCACCGGCGCGTTCACCGGGCAAGCGCTGCGGGTCTGTGGACAAAGTGTTTTGGGGGCTTAG
- a CDS encoding acetyl-CoA C-acetyltransferase → MTQLRRVAIIGGNRIPFARSNGPYATASNQAMLTAALEGLIERFNLHGLRMGEVAAGAVLKHSRDFNLTRECVLGSRLSPTTPAYDIQQACGTGLEAALLVANKIALGQIECGIAGGVDTTSDAPIGINEGLRRILLQANRAKTTADKLKTFLQLRPGHLIPEFPRNGEPRTGLSMGEHCELMAQTWNIPRTEQDQLALESHQKMAASYTEGWHNDLMTPFLGLTRDNNLRPDLSLEKLASLKPAFEKSAKGTLTAGNSTPLTDGASLVLLGSEEWAKERGLPILAYLRDGEAAAVDFVNGAEGLLMAPVYAVPRLLARNGLTLQDFDYYEIHEAFAAQVLCTLKAWEDPEYCKNRLGLDAPLGSIDRSRLNVKGSSLAAGHPFAATGGRIVASLAKLLDAAGKGRGLISICAAGGQGVTAIIER, encoded by the coding sequence ATGACTCAGCTGCGCCGCGTCGCGATTATCGGCGGTAACCGGATTCCCTTCGCCCGCTCCAACGGGCCGTACGCCACCGCGAGTAACCAGGCGATGCTCACCGCAGCGCTCGAAGGCCTGATCGAGCGTTTCAACCTGCACGGTTTGCGCATGGGCGAAGTGGCGGCGGGCGCGGTGCTCAAGCATTCCCGGGACTTCAACCTGACCCGCGAATGCGTGCTCGGCTCGCGGCTGTCGCCGACCACCCCGGCGTATGACATTCAGCAGGCCTGCGGCACCGGTCTGGAAGCCGCGTTGCTGGTGGCCAATAAAATCGCCCTGGGCCAGATCGAGTGCGGCATTGCCGGCGGCGTCGACACCACGTCCGACGCGCCGATCGGCATTAACGAAGGTCTGCGCAGAATTCTCCTGCAAGCCAACCGCGCCAAGACCACCGCCGACAAACTGAAAACGTTTTTGCAACTGCGACCGGGACATCTCATTCCGGAATTTCCCCGCAACGGTGAGCCGCGCACCGGTCTGTCGATGGGCGAACATTGCGAGTTGATGGCGCAGACCTGGAACATTCCGCGCACGGAGCAGGATCAATTGGCGCTGGAGAGTCATCAGAAAATGGCCGCGTCGTACACCGAAGGCTGGCACAACGACCTGATGACACCGTTCCTCGGTCTCACTCGCGACAACAACCTGCGCCCGGACCTGAGCCTGGAAAAACTCGCCTCGCTCAAACCTGCCTTCGAGAAAAGCGCCAAAGGCACGCTGACCGCCGGCAACTCGACGCCGCTCACCGACGGTGCGTCGCTGGTGCTGTTGGGCAGTGAAGAATGGGCAAAGGAACGCGGCTTGCCGATCCTTGCGTATTTGCGGGATGGCGAGGCGGCGGCGGTGGATTTCGTCAACGGTGCCGAAGGGTTGTTGATGGCGCCGGTCTACGCGGTGCCACGTCTGTTGGCGCGCAATGGCCTGACCTTGCAGGACTTCGATTACTACGAAATCCACGAAGCGTTCGCCGCGCAAGTGCTCTGCACCTTGAAGGCCTGGGAAGACCCGGAGTACTGCAAAAACCGCCTCGGCCTCGACGCGCCACTGGGCTCCATCGACCGCAGCCGGCTCAATGTCAAAGGCAGCTCACTGGCGGCGGGGCATCCGTTTGCGGCTACCGGGGGGCGTATTGTGGCGAGCCTGGCCAAGCTGCTCGACGCGGCCGGCAAGGGGCGGGGGCTGATCTCGATTTGTGCGGCGGGTGGGCAGGGTGTGACGGCGATTATCGAACGCTGA
- a CDS encoding AraC family transcriptional regulator, with the protein MSTNGQHSLERTIPTLTVLPRPLYARAESLNAGSWTPSHRHDWVQFSYAISGVLGVHTAEGSFFAPPQWGIWIPADFEHQVVTSMRAEMRSLYVRREDCPWADDRCRVLEVTPLARELIKSFCLLPVEYPQGDSPEARLVSVLLDQLANLPEVGFSLPLPRHERLLGLCNELIESPERNVTLQEWAQRLGTSEKTLMRLFQRETGLSFRGWRQRMRLLSSLNLLEEGDSVTNAALSCGYDSTSAFIAAFKGLFGFTPGELFRH; encoded by the coding sequence ATGTCGACTAACGGACAACATTCCCTCGAAAGGACGATTCCGACCCTGACCGTGCTGCCGCGCCCACTGTATGCGCGGGCGGAAAGCTTGAACGCCGGTTCGTGGACGCCGTCTCACCGACATGACTGGGTGCAATTTTCCTACGCGATCAGCGGCGTTCTCGGCGTGCACACCGCCGAAGGCAGTTTCTTTGCGCCGCCACAGTGGGGGATCTGGATTCCTGCGGATTTCGAACATCAGGTCGTGACCTCGATGCGTGCAGAGATGCGCAGTCTCTATGTGCGCCGTGAGGACTGCCCATGGGCGGACGACAGGTGTCGGGTGCTGGAGGTGACGCCGCTGGCTCGGGAGTTGATCAAGAGTTTTTGCCTGCTGCCCGTGGAATATCCACAGGGCGACAGCCCGGAAGCACGGCTGGTGAGTGTGTTGCTGGACCAGTTGGCGAATCTGCCCGAAGTCGGTTTCTCGCTGCCGTTGCCGCGCCATGAGCGCTTGCTGGGTCTGTGCAACGAGCTGATCGAAAGTCCGGAGCGCAACGTGACCTTGCAGGAATGGGCGCAGCGATTGGGCACGTCGGAGAAGACGCTTATGCGCTTGTTCCAGCGTGAAACCGGGTTGAGTTTTCGCGGCTGGCGTCAGCGGATGCGACTGCTGTCGTCGTTGAATTTACTGGAGGAGGGGGACAGCGTGACGAATGCCGCTTTGTCTTGTGGATATGACTCGACGTCGGCGTTTATTGCGGCGTTCAAAGGGTTGTTCGGGTTTACGCCGGGAGAATTGTTTCGGCACTAA